The following are encoded in a window of Collinsella aerofaciens genomic DNA:
- a CDS encoding glycosyltransferase family 2 protein, with product MVRRGSHPRLSVILVVEGSLSYAMRALESIQNQDLYDLQIVVVCRDAAPGVRHSLQVAADRDIHIDLIDVEDAKRGACLRAGFAASRGSQIIAMNADEWFAPQSLSKMVNIACDSTADIVLPTVSLDRYDAHRERHSRVLDAAHISIDSKSSMVAGLPQLILGGLVVQTSGVMYSRSLFEACLLCDKVFRTVGFMACALSQTRCVSGCGDACFHTAAPKLTDAFDPTMYAKVSDDTRALDELADSLSEADSGGRLKLASQKFYFAGLVACIENLCLSPHGVSSIERSARMRDMLDAPRTRQMVAALKDNHRGLGLLFGPIASAKPARCVMCTHLAAFLNRTGAKTA from the coding sequence TTGGTTCGACGTGGCTCGCATCCGCGACTTTCGGTGATCCTTGTGGTAGAAGGTTCGCTCAGCTATGCGATGCGTGCGCTCGAGAGTATCCAGAACCAAGACCTCTACGATTTGCAGATTGTCGTTGTCTGTCGCGATGCTGCGCCCGGTGTGCGCCATTCGCTTCAAGTTGCTGCCGACAGGGACATTCATATTGATTTGATTGACGTCGAGGACGCGAAGCGCGGCGCTTGTCTTCGTGCCGGTTTTGCTGCCTCGCGCGGCTCTCAAATCATCGCTATGAACGCCGATGAGTGGTTTGCTCCGCAGTCCCTTTCCAAGATGGTCAATATCGCGTGCGATTCTACGGCAGACATAGTGCTCCCCACGGTGTCGCTCGACCGCTATGATGCACATCGAGAGCGCCATTCGCGCGTCTTGGATGCTGCTCATATTTCCATTGATAGCAAATCTTCGATGGTGGCCGGGCTGCCTCAGTTGATTTTAGGCGGCCTAGTCGTTCAGACCTCTGGTGTGATGTACAGCCGCTCGCTGTTTGAGGCATGCCTTTTGTGCGACAAGGTGTTTCGCACAGTTGGGTTTATGGCATGCGCGCTTTCGCAGACACGATGCGTGTCCGGCTGCGGCGATGCTTGTTTCCACACGGCGGCACCTAAACTTACAGATGCCTTTGATCCCACCATGTATGCCAAGGTATCCGATGACACTCGAGCGCTCGACGAGCTTGCGGACTCACTCTCGGAAGCAGACAGCGGTGGTCGGCTCAAGCTGGCAAGCCAAAAGTTCTACTTTGCCGGACTGGTCGCCTGCATCGAGAATTTGTGTCTGAGCCCGCATGGGGTGTCGTCAATCGAGCGTTCCGCCCGCATGCGTGATATGCTCGATGCGCCTCGAACCCGTCAGATGGTCGCCGCGCTCAAGGATAACCATCGGGGACTCGGTTTGTTGTTTGGGCCGATCGCCAGCGCCAAGCCCGCGCGCTGCGTGATGTGTACGCATCTGGCAGCTTTTCTTAACCGGACGGGCGCAAAAACCGCCTAA
- the secY gene encoding preprotein translocase subunit SecY, with protein MLNGLKNAFRIKELREKILFTIAMLVVYRIGAHVPVPGIPFQGMLGLFSTDNNSVAAGAMALLNLFSGGALSYVSVFSLGIMPYITSSIILQMLQAVVPSLHELAREGEVGQTKITQYSRYLTLALAILNSVGYLFLFKSFGISFNGAGAPEIIFDLMIVGTLTAGAMLIMWIGELITQRGIGNGMSLIIFANIMAGLPQAIFSSTEGNAGGIITMVIICAIILLVIPLIVFLERGQRRIPVSYAKRVVGRRMMGGQTTYLPIKVNTAGVVPIIFASALLYFPAQIAVFFPGIGWIQAVASALSTGWLNWVLNVVLIVFFAYFYTSMVFNPDDTADNLKKQGGFIPGVRPGRATAAYIKNALNKITLPSAVFLALIAIVPSIIFSFTGNHLIQAFGGTSILIMVGVVLDTVDKLEGQIKMYDYDGFFK; from the coding sequence GTGCTAAATGGTCTTAAGAATGCTTTCCGCATCAAAGAATTGCGCGAAAAGATTCTTTTTACCATAGCTATGCTCGTCGTGTACCGCATTGGTGCGCACGTTCCTGTGCCCGGCATTCCCTTCCAGGGGATGCTGGGCCTTTTCTCGACCGATAACAATTCGGTCGCCGCAGGTGCTATGGCCCTCCTGAATCTTTTCTCTGGCGGCGCGTTGAGCTATGTGTCGGTGTTTTCGCTGGGCATCATGCCTTACATCACCAGCTCGATCATCCTCCAGATGCTCCAGGCCGTTGTGCCTTCCCTGCATGAGCTTGCCCGCGAGGGCGAGGTCGGTCAGACCAAGATCACGCAGTATTCGCGTTACCTCACCCTGGCTCTGGCAATCCTCAACTCCGTGGGTTACCTCTTCCTCTTTAAGAGCTTCGGCATCAGCTTCAATGGCGCCGGCGCTCCCGAGATCATCTTCGACCTCATGATCGTCGGCACGCTCACTGCGGGCGCCATGCTGATCATGTGGATTGGTGAGCTCATCACCCAGCGCGGTATCGGCAATGGCATGTCGCTGATCATCTTTGCGAACATCATGGCCGGCCTGCCGCAGGCTATCTTCTCCAGCACCGAGGGCAATGCCGGTGGCATCATCACCATGGTGATCATCTGCGCCATCATTTTGCTGGTTATCCCGCTGATTGTTTTCCTTGAGCGCGGCCAGCGCCGCATCCCGGTCTCCTACGCTAAGCGCGTCGTGGGCCGTCGCATGATGGGTGGCCAGACCACCTACCTGCCCATCAAGGTCAACACCGCGGGTGTCGTGCCGATCATCTTCGCTTCGGCGCTGCTGTACTTCCCGGCTCAGATTGCCGTGTTCTTCCCCGGCATCGGCTGGATTCAGGCAGTTGCCTCCGCGCTTTCGACCGGTTGGCTCAACTGGGTGCTTAACGTTGTCCTCATCGTGTTCTTCGCGTACTTCTACACCTCCATGGTGTTCAACCCCGATGACACGGCCGATAACCTTAAGAAGCAGGGCGGCTTTATTCCGGGCGTGCGTCCGGGTAGGGCTACCGCGGCCTACATCAAGAACGCGCTCAACAAGATCACGCTTCCCAGCGCTGTCTTTTTGGCGCTCATCGCCATCGTGCCTTCGATCATCTTCTCCTTCACGGGTAACCATCTGATCCAGGCATTTGGCGGCACGTCCATCCTCATCATGGTCGGCGTCGTGCTCGACACGGTCGATAAGCTCGAAGGCCAGATCAAGATGTATGATTACGATGGATTCTTTAAATAG
- the infA gene encoding translation initiation factor IF-1: MKKEDAIELEGTVKEPLPNAMFKVELENGHSVLCNISGKIRMNYIRILPGDRVVVELSPYDLTRGRITYRYK, encoded by the coding sequence GTGAAGAAGGAAGACGCAATTGAGCTCGAGGGTACGGTAAAGGAACCGTTGCCCAACGCCATGTTTAAGGTCGAGCTCGAGAACGGTCATTCGGTTCTGTGCAACATTTCTGGCAAGATCCGAATGAATTACATCCGTATTCTCCCCGGTGACAGGGTTGTCGTGGAGCTTTCCCCGTACGACCTGACCCGCGGCCGCATCACCTATCGCTACAAATAG
- the rpsD gene encoding 30S ribosomal protein S4 — MAIDRTPVLKRCRQLGIDPAELGYSSKKESIRQPKRRRKESEYGMQLREKQKVKFIYGVLEKQFHGYFNKARKMNGVTGENLMIILESRLDNVVFRLGFARTRKEARQSVRHGHFTVNGKRVDIPSYRVKAGDVVAVGEKFRDLLPIKEALISSERFEVPGWLEVDIEKLSGNVLALPTREQISGDINEQLIVELYSK, encoded by the coding sequence ATGGCAATCGACAGGACTCCTGTTCTTAAGCGCTGCCGTCAGCTCGGGATCGATCCCGCTGAGCTCGGTTACAGCAGCAAGAAGGAATCTATCCGTCAGCCCAAGCGCCGTCGCAAGGAATCTGAGTACGGCATGCAGCTGCGCGAGAAGCAGAAGGTCAAGTTCATCTATGGCGTTCTGGAGAAGCAGTTCCACGGCTACTTCAACAAGGCCCGTAAGATGAACGGCGTCACCGGTGAGAACCTCATGATCATTCTTGAGTCTCGCCTCGACAACGTCGTCTTCCGTCTTGGCTTCGCCCGCACCCGCAAAGAGGCTCGTCAGTCCGTCCGTCACGGTCACTTCACCGTGAACGGCAAGCGCGTGGACATCCCGTCCTACCGCGTCAAGGCCGGCGACGTCGTCGCTGTCGGCGAGAAGTTCCGTGACCTCCTCCCCATCAAGGAGGCCCTGATTTCCTCCGAGCGCTTTGAGGTCCCTGGCTGGCTCGAGGTCGATATCGAGAAGCTGTCTGGTAACGTGCTCGCTCTGCCGACGCGTGAGCAGATCAGCGGTGATATCAACGAGCAGCTCATCGTCGAGCTCTACTCTAAGTAG
- the map gene encoding type I methionyl aminopeptidase: MIKIKSATQIEQMKKAGALSKMALRHVGAMVRPGVSTFELDQLAEQIIRMHGGTPAFKGYGGFPGTICASINDAVVHGIPNPDMILRDGDIISIDTGAVVDGWVGDNAWTFFVGTPTPEAKALCEVTRDCLKAAIEQAVPGNHIGDVGYAVQSLAESHGYGVLRDYVGHGIGRVMHEDPNVPNYGKKGRGVRLQAGMVIAIEPMVTMGSNHVSTGSDGWIVTTNDHLPAAHYENTVTITNDGPVILTTDAQGAWCSLQGGEM, from the coding sequence ATGATCAAGATTAAGTCTGCAACGCAAATCGAGCAGATGAAGAAGGCAGGAGCGCTATCTAAGATGGCGCTCCGCCACGTTGGAGCCATGGTGCGCCCCGGCGTTTCCACCTTTGAGCTCGATCAGCTCGCGGAGCAGATTATCCGCATGCATGGCGGCACCCCGGCCTTTAAGGGTTACGGCGGGTTCCCGGGGACCATTTGCGCATCGATCAACGATGCCGTGGTCCACGGTATTCCCAACCCCGACATGATCCTGCGCGATGGCGATATCATCTCCATCGATACGGGAGCCGTTGTCGACGGTTGGGTCGGCGATAATGCTTGGACGTTTTTCGTCGGCACCCCCACGCCCGAAGCCAAGGCTTTGTGCGAGGTCACGCGCGATTGCCTTAAGGCTGCCATCGAGCAGGCTGTTCCCGGTAACCATATCGGGGACGTCGGTTATGCCGTTCAGTCCCTCGCCGAGTCTCACGGTTACGGTGTGCTTCGTGATTATGTAGGCCATGGCATTGGCCGCGTGATGCACGAGGACCCCAACGTTCCTAACTATGGAAAGAAGGGGAGGGGCGTTCGCCTCCAGGCCGGCATGGTCATTGCTATCGAGCCGATGGTTACGATGGGTTCCAACCATGTGAGCACGGGCTCCGACGGTTGGATTGTTACGACCAACGATCACCTGCCCGCCGCGCACTACGAGAACACCGTCACCATTACCAATGACGGTCCGGTGATTCTCACCACGGATGCCCAAGGTGCTTGGTGCTCCCTCCAAGGCGGAGAAATGTAA
- the rplQ gene encoding 50S ribosomal protein L17, which yields MRHNVKKGLKLGTDASHTKAMKKSLAKALFENDRIKTTETRAKALRSVVDPIITWAKKGDLHSRRLAIAKLGDKQLVAEIFDKAAQGMWQDRNGGYTRIMKLGHRKGDNAPIVIMELVTEPCTPKAKKAAPAPKKAAAPKKVEAAEEAPAEETAE from the coding sequence ATGCGTCACAACGTTAAGAAGGGCCTGAAGCTCGGCACCGATGCGAGCCACACCAAGGCCATGAAGAAGAGCCTTGCTAAGGCCCTCTTCGAGAACGACCGCATCAAGACCACCGAGACCCGCGCTAAGGCGCTGCGTTCGGTCGTCGATCCGATCATCACTTGGGCCAAGAAGGGCGACCTGCACTCTCGTCGTCTGGCTATCGCCAAGCTCGGCGATAAGCAGCTCGTTGCCGAGATCTTCGACAAGGCTGCCCAGGGTATGTGGCAGGATCGCAACGGCGGTTATACCCGCATCATGAAGCTCGGGCACCGCAAGGGCGACAACGCTCCCATCGTTATCATGGAGCTCGTCACCGAGCCTTGCACGCCTAAGGCCAAGAAGGCTGCTCCGGCCCCCAAGAAGGCCGCTGCTCCCAAGAAGGTCGAGGCTGCCGAGGAGGCTCCTGCTGAGGAGACCGCTGAGTAG
- the rpsK gene encoding 30S ribosomal protein S11 — protein sequence MATAKKNVRAARLKRADRKNISVGQAHIRSTFNNTIVSITDPQGNVISWKSAGQVGFKGSRKSTPFAAQMAAEAAAKQAMEHGMKKVSVFVKGPGSGRETAIRSLQAAGLEVSSIQDKTPIPHNGCRPKKRRRV from the coding sequence ATGGCTACTGCTAAGAAGAACGTTCGCGCTGCCCGTCTGAAGCGCGCGGACCGTAAGAACATTTCCGTGGGCCAGGCTCACATTCGTTCTACGTTCAACAACACGATCGTTTCGATCACCGATCCCCAGGGCAACGTCATTTCCTGGAAGTCGGCTGGCCAGGTGGGCTTCAAGGGCTCCCGTAAGTCCACGCCGTTCGCTGCCCAGATGGCTGCCGAGGCTGCTGCCAAGCAGGCCATGGAGCACGGTATGAAGAAGGTTTCCGTCTTCGTCAAGGGCCCCGGCTCCGGTCGTGAGACCGCCATCCGCTCCCTCCAGGCTGCTGGCCTCGAGGTCTCGAGCATCCAGGACAAGACCCCCATTCCGCACAACGGCTGCCGCCCCAAGAAGCGTCGCCGCGTGTAA
- the rpsM gene encoding 30S ribosomal protein S13 translates to MARINGVDLPREKRVEIGLTYIYGIGRTTATKICVECNVNVDTRVKDLTEDEVNAIRDYIDKNQIMVEGDLRRERNQNVKRLMDIGCNRGLRHRKGLPVRGQRTHTNARTRKGPKRQIGAKKKK, encoded by the coding sequence TTGGCCCGTATTAATGGTGTCGACCTCCCGCGTGAGAAGCGCGTTGAGATCGGTCTGACCTACATTTACGGCATCGGCCGCACCACTGCGACGAAGATTTGCGTCGAGTGCAACGTTAACGTGGATACGCGCGTTAAGGACCTCACCGAGGATGAGGTTAACGCCATCCGCGATTATATCGATAAGAACCAGATCATGGTTGAGGGCGACCTCCGCCGTGAGCGCAACCAGAACGTCAAGCGCCTTATGGACATCGGCTGCAACCGCGGCCTTCGTCACCGCAAGGGCCTCCCGGTCCGCGGCCAGCGCACCCACACTAACGCTCGTACCCGCAAGGGCCCGAAGCGTCAGATCGGTGCTAAGAAGAAGAAATAA
- the rpmJ gene encoding 50S ribosomal protein L36, producing MKVRPSVKKMCDKCKIIRRHGKVLVICENPRHKQRQG from the coding sequence ATGAAGGTACGTCCTTCGGTCAAGAAGATGTGCGATAAGTGCAAAATCATTAGGCGCCATGGCAAGGTCCTCGTCATTTGCGAGAACCCCCGTCATAAGCAGCGTCAGGGTTAA
- a CDS encoding transglycosylase domain-containing protein encodes MGPRQRQGRSRSKTHALPIILLSFLGFLLIAGVAFGIGMVGNVNRWLSDLPDYTDANAYLVSEPTEIVDCNGNKIASFYTQNRKSITKDEVSPYVLQGTVDVEDERFYEHGGIDLWGIARAAVATLGGGHEGASTITQQLVRNTILQEEQFDSTIERKVREAYIAVKMEDMYSKDEILMMYLNTIYYGHGAYGIEAAAETYLSKSAADLTLSEAALLIGLPNSPSQYDPTVNPDLALSRRNKVLDNMLRLGHITQEEHDAAQAEPITLNVTEISGSGVDVYSQPYFVAYVKQLLEQEFSTDVLFKGGLTVKTTIDPTMQQVAENAVREQLDTLSLDGLDMGMVVVDPKTGYIKCMVGGYDYNADENHVNHATAKRPVGSTFKAFTLATAIQNGMNPNVTLNCNSPLKAKGTTTEVQNYANHSYGNITLKQATAYSSNTGYIQVAEAVGNSKIISLVKKLGIDPAKDNIEDVPVMTLGTGSISPLEMAAAYATFANGGYYRQPIAITEIDSRTGSVLYQHTDNPSQVLTEGEAAAVTDVLSGVMQGGGTGAAGALSVNQPYAGKTGTTDNTTNLWFCGYTPQLACALWTGYSAGEIPIQKYGTDLLGDSTNLPVFKRFMNTVLTGTEREEFATGTAPTYKNNSVWKFYGTNNTKKTENDDKDENEDEEETTTTTTTTTTTETTGGDTTGGTGTTGGSTGGSTGGSTGGDGGTPTPTPTPTPDPSPTPDDTVG; translated from the coding sequence ATGGGTCCTCGCCAACGACAGGGACGCAGCCGTTCAAAGACGCATGCCCTGCCCATAATCCTGCTCTCGTTTTTGGGCTTTTTGCTTATCGCGGGCGTGGCGTTTGGCATCGGCATGGTCGGCAACGTCAACCGCTGGCTGTCCGATCTGCCCGACTACACCGACGCCAACGCGTATCTGGTGAGCGAGCCCACCGAGATCGTCGACTGCAACGGCAACAAGATCGCAAGCTTCTACACGCAAAACCGCAAGTCCATCACCAAGGACGAGGTCTCCCCCTACGTGCTGCAGGGCACCGTTGACGTCGAGGACGAGCGCTTCTACGAGCACGGCGGTATCGACCTGTGGGGTATCGCGCGTGCTGCGGTGGCAACCCTCGGCGGCGGGCACGAAGGCGCCTCGACTATCACCCAGCAGCTGGTGCGCAACACCATCCTGCAGGAGGAGCAGTTCGACTCGACCATCGAGCGTAAGGTGCGCGAGGCCTACATCGCCGTAAAGATGGAGGACATGTACTCCAAAGACGAGATCCTCATGATGTACCTCAACACCATCTATTACGGCCACGGCGCCTACGGTATCGAGGCCGCCGCCGAGACCTACCTATCCAAGAGCGCCGCCGACCTCACCCTGAGCGAAGCCGCGCTGCTCATCGGCCTTCCCAACTCGCCTTCGCAGTACGACCCCACGGTCAATCCCGACCTGGCACTGTCTCGCCGCAACAAGGTCCTCGACAACATGCTGCGCCTGGGCCACATCACCCAGGAGGAGCACGATGCCGCACAGGCCGAGCCCATCACCCTCAACGTGACCGAGATTTCGGGCAGCGGCGTCGACGTATACTCGCAGCCCTACTTTGTCGCCTATGTTAAGCAGCTGCTGGAGCAGGAGTTCTCGACCGACGTGCTCTTTAAGGGCGGCCTGACCGTCAAGACCACCATCGACCCCACGATGCAGCAGGTGGCAGAGAATGCCGTCCGCGAGCAGCTCGACACGCTCTCACTCGACGGCCTGGACATGGGCATGGTCGTCGTCGACCCCAAGACCGGCTACATCAAGTGCATGGTGGGCGGCTACGACTACAACGCCGACGAGAACCACGTAAACCATGCCACGGCCAAGCGTCCCGTCGGCTCCACCTTCAAGGCCTTTACACTGGCAACTGCCATCCAAAACGGCATGAACCCCAACGTCACCCTCAACTGCAACTCGCCGCTCAAGGCCAAGGGCACCACGACCGAGGTCCAAAACTACGCCAACCATAGCTATGGCAACATCACGCTTAAGCAGGCGACGGCATACTCCTCCAACACCGGCTACATCCAGGTGGCGGAAGCCGTCGGCAACAGCAAGATCATCTCGCTCGTCAAAAAGCTCGGCATCGATCCCGCCAAGGACAACATCGAGGACGTTCCCGTCATGACGCTCGGCACCGGCTCGATCTCGCCGCTCGAGATGGCCGCCGCCTACGCGACGTTTGCCAACGGCGGCTACTATCGCCAGCCGATCGCCATCACCGAGATTGACTCTCGTACCGGTTCGGTGCTGTACCAGCACACCGACAATCCCTCACAGGTGCTTACCGAGGGCGAGGCCGCCGCGGTCACCGATGTTCTGTCCGGCGTCATGCAGGGCGGCGGTACGGGTGCTGCCGGTGCCCTGAGCGTCAACCAGCCCTATGCCGGCAAGACGGGCACCACCGACAACACCACCAACCTGTGGTTCTGCGGCTATACCCCGCAGCTGGCGTGCGCTCTGTGGACCGGCTATTCCGCGGGCGAGATCCCTATCCAAAAATACGGCACAGACCTGCTGGGCGACAGCACCAACCTGCCTGTCTTTAAGCGGTTTATGAACACCGTTCTGACCGGTACCGAGCGCGAGGAGTTTGCGACCGGAACGGCGCCCACCTACAAGAACAACAGCGTCTGGAAGTTCTACGGCACCAACAACACCAAGAAGACGGAGAACGACGACAAGGACGAGAACGAGGACGAAGAGGAAACCACAACGACGACAACGACGACCACGACCACCGAGACCACAGGCGGCGACACCACCGGCGGCACCGGTACGACCGGTGGCTCGACGGGCGGCTCCACTGGTGGTTCGACCGGCGGCGATGGCGGCACGCCTACGCCTACGCCTACACCCACTCCCGACCCCTCGCCCACGCCTGACGATACGGTTGGCTAG
- the truA gene encoding tRNA pseudouridine(38-40) synthase TruA: protein MTAPSDFNSIPELDATLVFRVAYDGSSYSGFAEQPGQTTVAGELRRAIETLLRRPIDLTCAGRTDAGVHAVAQYISVPVTDAELALTRRRWLRAMDALLPKDIAINEVYKARKGFSARFDARSRTYTYRIADRDARPVLSRGAVWWHRYPLDVEAMSAACPALLGEQDFKSFCKVASAVGKPTHRCVMRAEFGHEVAFGEDILTFTIEGNAFLHSMVRTIVGTLVAIGMHRREPEWMREVIDACDRTAAGPTAPACGLTFMGVDYDPAELVVLD, encoded by the coding sequence ATGACCGCGCCGTCTGATTTCAATTCGATTCCAGAGCTCGATGCCACGCTCGTTTTCCGCGTGGCATACGATGGCTCGTCCTATAGCGGCTTTGCCGAGCAGCCGGGACAGACGACGGTTGCGGGTGAGCTGCGTCGAGCCATCGAGACGCTGCTTCGCCGTCCGATCGATCTGACGTGCGCGGGTCGCACCGATGCCGGCGTGCATGCCGTGGCTCAGTACATCAGCGTGCCCGTAACGGACGCTGAGCTCGCCCTAACGCGCCGTAGGTGGCTGCGGGCTATGGATGCCCTGCTGCCCAAAGATATCGCCATCAACGAGGTCTACAAGGCCCGTAAAGGCTTTTCTGCACGTTTTGACGCGCGTTCCCGTACGTATACGTACCGTATTGCCGATCGAGATGCGCGCCCCGTGCTGTCCCGCGGTGCGGTGTGGTGGCATCGCTATCCCTTGGATGTTGAGGCTATGTCTGCTGCCTGCCCCGCGCTGCTGGGCGAGCAGGACTTTAAAAGCTTTTGCAAGGTTGCTTCTGCCGTGGGCAAACCTACGCACCGCTGCGTAATGCGCGCCGAGTTTGGCCATGAGGTTGCGTTTGGCGAGGACATCCTGACGTTTACCATCGAGGGCAATGCGTTTCTGCATTCGATGGTCCGTACGATCGTTGGCACGCTTGTCGCGATTGGCATGCATCGCCGTGAACCCGAGTGGATGCGCGAGGTCATCGATGCTTGCGACCGTACCGCTGCGGGCCCCACGGCTCCTGCCTGCGGCCTTACGTTTATGGGCGTGGATTACGATCCCGCCGAGCTTGTCGTGCTCGACTAG
- a CDS encoding arginine repressor, whose translation MAKKRNGRQDAIRDIVRNKDVRTQRVLVDELRAMGFDCTQATVSRDIADMGLRKLPEGIYVLAEDLHLQRMVSELVTGVLRTDNLVMIKAQPGTASGIAAAVDAAELPDVLGSLAGNDTILVIAQTAEDGERLEALINKLSNSRK comes from the coding sequence ATGGCTAAAAAACGCAATGGGCGCCAGGATGCCATTAGAGATATTGTGCGCAATAAGGACGTCCGCACGCAGCGCGTGCTGGTCGATGAGCTCCGCGCTATGGGCTTTGATTGCACGCAGGCGACTGTCTCTCGCGATATTGCCGATATGGGGCTGCGTAAGCTCCCCGAGGGTATCTATGTTCTGGCAGAGGACCTGCACCTGCAGCGTATGGTTTCCGAGCTCGTAACGGGCGTTCTGCGCACCGATAATCTGGTTATGATCAAGGCTCAGCCTGGTACGGCTTCCGGCATCGCCGCCGCCGTTGATGCGGCAGAGTTGCCCGATGTGCTTGGCTCGCTTGCCGGCAACGATACGATTTTGGTTATTGCCCAGACGGCCGAGGACGGCGAGCGTCTCGAGGCGCTGATCAATAAGCTGAGCAATTCTCGCAAGTAG
- a CDS encoding DNA-directed RNA polymerase subunit alpha — MSEFIRPQVQVEEINETSARVSVEPLERGYGDTLGNSLRRVLLSSLEGAAVEAIQIDGAQHEFMTIPNMVEDVTDIVLNVKGLVFRALGTTDEATATISVDGPCEVTGADFFIPSEFELVNPEQHIATLTEGGHLTMSMRIGYGRGYVSGEANKRDNDPIGVIHVDSLYSPVSRCAKLVEACRVGQHTDYDRLVLEIETNGSIAPRDAVVQAANIINQHMAAFMNLAETPEVEEEASIFAPEVTNDNAELDKQIEDLDLSVRSYNCLKRASIHSVRQLVEFSENDLLNIRNFGVKSIEEVKDKLESMGLSLKA; from the coding sequence ATGTCAGAATTCATTAGGCCTCAGGTTCAGGTCGAAGAGATCAACGAGACGTCTGCTCGTGTCTCCGTCGAGCCGCTCGAGCGTGGTTACGGCGATACGCTGGGTAACTCCCTTCGTCGCGTTCTTCTGTCCTCGCTCGAGGGTGCCGCCGTCGAGGCTATTCAGATCGATGGTGCGCAGCACGAGTTCATGACCATCCCTAACATGGTCGAGGATGTCACCGACATCGTCCTGAATGTCAAGGGTCTTGTCTTCAGGGCTCTCGGCACGACCGACGAGGCGACCGCCACCATCTCGGTTGACGGCCCCTGCGAGGTCACCGGTGCGGACTTCTTTATTCCGTCCGAGTTTGAGCTGGTCAACCCCGAGCAGCACATTGCTACGCTCACCGAGGGTGGCCATCTCACCATGAGCATGCGCATCGGCTATGGCCGCGGCTATGTTTCTGGCGAGGCCAACAAGCGCGACAACGATCCCATCGGTGTGATCCACGTCGACTCGCTGTACTCGCCGGTTTCCCGTTGCGCCAAGCTCGTTGAGGCTTGCCGTGTCGGTCAGCACACCGACTACGACCGCCTTGTCCTCGAGATCGAGACCAACGGCTCCATCGCCCCGCGCGACGCCGTGGTCCAGGCTGCCAATATCATCAACCAGCATATGGCCGCCTTTATGAACCTTGCCGAGACCCCCGAGGTCGAGGAGGAGGCTTCGATCTTCGCTCCCGAGGTCACCAACGACAACGCCGAGCTGGACAAGCAGATCGAGGATCTGGACCTTTCCGTCCGTTCCTACAACTGCCTTAAGCGCGCCAGCATTCACTCGGTCCGTCAGCTCGTTGAGTTCTCGGAGAACGATCTGCTCAACATCCGTAACTTCGGTGTTAAGTCGATCGAGGAAGTGAAGGACAAGCTTGAGTCCATGGGCCTGAGCCTGAAGGCTTAA
- a CDS encoding adenylate kinase encodes MNLVLLGAPGAGKGTVAQELVAEFGVAHISTGDLLRAAVKGGTELGIQAKKYMDAGELVPDQLVIDLVKERLAADDAQQGFILDGFPRNTAQAVTLDSELSAMGREIDCALLVDVAPEVIIDRLSSRRTCRACGYTGTAADATCPKCGGEMYQRDDDKPETIKNRLDVYEKSTSPLVDYYRGQGLLKSVNGDQARETVYGDVKEALGL; translated from the coding sequence ATGAACCTCGTATTGCTCGGAGCTCCGGGTGCCGGTAAGGGCACCGTCGCACAGGAGCTCGTCGCCGAGTTTGGCGTCGCCCACATTTCCACGGGCGACCTGCTGCGTGCTGCCGTCAAGGGTGGCACCGAGCTTGGTATTCAGGCTAAGAAGTACATGGACGCTGGCGAGCTCGTTCCCGACCAGCTCGTGATCGACCTTGTCAAGGAGCGCCTTGCCGCCGATGACGCCCAGCAGGGCTTCATCCTCGACGGCTTCCCGCGCAACACCGCCCAGGCTGTGACGCTCGATTCCGAGCTCTCCGCCATGGGTCGCGAGATCGACTGCGCCCTTCTGGTCGATGTGGCCCCCGAGGTCATTATCGATCGTCTGTCTTCGCGTCGCACCTGCCGCGCATGCGGTTACACCGGCACCGCTGCCGATGCTACCTGCCCCAAGTGTGGCGGCGAGATGTATCAGCGCGACGACGACAAGCCCGAGACCATCAAGAACCGTCTCGACGTCTACGAGAAGTCCACGAGCCCGCTCGTCGACTACTATCGTGGCCAGGGTCTGCTCAAGTCGGTCAACGGTGACCAGGCTCGCGAGACCGTGTACGGGGATGTCAAAGAGGCTCTCGGTCTATGA